A region of Thermococcus barossii DNA encodes the following proteins:
- the cca gene encoding CCA tRNA nucleotidyltransferase, which yields MSLDDAIETVLQKVLQRIRPTEEERAFVEGLMRELEGIARDTIESLDLDVKPYFVGSLAKDTYLAGDHDVDLFLAFPLDTPLEELRERGLELGRAIAERLDSHEVAYAEHPYVRATYRGVKVDLVPCYDVKSWRDVRTAVDRSILHTKWVLDNLRGKNDEVRLLKRFLKGINAYGSEIYVRGFSGYLAEILVIRYGSFLKVLESADFMLRQKVIDPGNWLKREHEVAMKTVGREAEADRPLIVIDPVDPRRNVAANLSWEKYGIFYFKSTQLLENPSEEFFFPMNRKIGNYLSELRRKGTHLVALLFEAPELVDDVLLPQLERSARGFERALSREGFNVLGWNVGRKSGKAFIMLEVDRRERERVTIKPGPEFFTERGRDFYLKNERVWLVGKRLFAEKNVMDDIVEVISELLEKNQVATGKSIRENIRNAEITLDYVPKELEDEAYLFLSREKWNLKG from the coding sequence ATGAGCCTTGATGACGCCATCGAAACCGTTCTTCAAAAAGTCCTCCAGAGGATACGTCCCACCGAGGAGGAGAGGGCCTTCGTTGAGGGGCTGATGAGAGAGCTAGAGGGGATTGCGCGGGATACCATTGAAAGCCTCGACCTCGATGTGAAGCCATACTTCGTCGGCTCCCTCGCGAAGGACACCTATTTAGCTGGAGACCACGACGTTGACCTCTTTCTTGCTTTTCCTCTCGATACCCCCCTGGAAGAGCTCAGGGAGAGGGGTCTGGAACTCGGCAGGGCCATAGCGGAGAGGTTAGATTCCCACGAGGTGGCCTACGCTGAACATCCGTACGTGAGAGCAACATACAGGGGAGTGAAAGTTGATCTGGTTCCCTGCTACGATGTGAAAAGCTGGAGGGACGTGAGAACCGCCGTTGACCGCTCGATACTGCACACGAAGTGGGTTCTCGATAACCTGAGAGGTAAAAACGACGAGGTCAGGCTCCTCAAGCGCTTTCTGAAGGGGATTAACGCCTACGGGAGCGAGATATACGTTCGCGGCTTCTCGGGCTACCTGGCGGAGATACTCGTCATCAGGTACGGCTCGTTCCTCAAAGTCCTTGAGAGTGCCGACTTCATGCTGAGGCAGAAGGTAATAGACCCCGGGAACTGGCTAAAGCGGGAGCATGAGGTAGCCATGAAAACCGTCGGGCGTGAGGCCGAGGCCGACAGGCCGCTGATAGTCATAGACCCCGTTGACCCGAGGAGGAACGTGGCGGCAAATCTGAGCTGGGAGAAGTACGGAATTTTCTACTTCAAATCGACCCAGCTCCTGGAGAACCCCTCCGAGGAGTTCTTTTTCCCGATGAATAGGAAAATTGGCAACTACCTCTCCGAACTTCGGAGAAAGGGAACCCACCTCGTGGCCCTGCTATTTGAAGCTCCGGAGCTGGTGGACGACGTTCTGCTCCCCCAGCTGGAAAGGAGCGCGCGGGGCTTCGAGCGGGCCCTCTCACGGGAGGGCTTCAACGTCCTCGGCTGGAACGTCGGGCGTAAAAGTGGCAAGGCGTTCATAATGCTGGAGGTTGACAGGAGGGAGCGTGAGAGGGTAACGATAAAGCCCGGCCCGGAGTTCTTTACCGAGAGGGGCAGGGACTTCTACCTGAAGAACGAAAGAGTATGGCTCGTCGGAAAGAGGCTCTTCGCGGAAAAGAACGTGATGGATGACATAGTGGAGGTCATCTCTGAACTCTTGGAGAAGAACCAGGTCGCCACGGGGAAAAGCATCAGGGAAAACATCAGAAACGCCGAGATAACCCTAGACTACGTCCCGAAGGAGCTGGAAGATGAGGCCTACCTCTTCCTGAGCAGAGAGAAGTGGAATCTGAAGGGCTAA
- a CDS encoding ATP-binding protein: MEDLVVLQNPWWADPDAIYEDERVKKALSRKPRIGYRFEPANKVLIGPRQVGKTTYMKLSIANLIESGVSSRNILYFSCDLLRDYREMVSVVRSFLRSTKGPVYVFLDEVTFVEGWERSVKFLLDSPLASRMVLQVTGSTSAGLKRESFPGRDIKVEEFLPLDFRTVSLIFEPRLRDLKLPHELPKTSREFYENALELYPHLEVLSGALDFYLSSGGYPRSIYELLEGGITPETYEMIYNATILDVAKLGRSEKIALSVVLGLLRRYGDRITLNSLAKELEIGSHVTVRDYLELFEGLFIGRNYFQVKLHDFVPMFRKERKFYFTDPLLIHTFKRLFGKGPETDRIIEGVVGEHLRRLYPTYFLSGSREVDFITPGFGVEVKWRNRINPSDFPRVGIKEKILLSKDRLEFLEGKNLAIIPVPLFLFQLHSASSNLATVS, translated from the coding sequence ATGGAAGACCTAGTCGTTCTACAGAACCCTTGGTGGGCCGATCCCGATGCGATATACGAAGACGAGAGGGTTAAAAAAGCCCTTTCCCGGAAACCGAGGATAGGCTACCGTTTTGAGCCGGCCAACAAAGTTCTGATAGGCCCAAGGCAGGTCGGTAAGACCACCTACATGAAGCTCTCCATAGCGAACCTCATAGAATCGGGGGTGAGTTCGAGGAACATCCTCTACTTCTCGTGCGACCTCCTGAGGGACTACCGCGAGATGGTCTCGGTTGTCAGGTCCTTTCTCCGGAGCACGAAGGGGCCGGTTTACGTTTTCCTCGATGAGGTCACCTTCGTCGAGGGCTGGGAGAGGTCGGTTAAGTTCCTTCTCGATTCCCCCCTTGCATCGAGGATGGTTCTCCAGGTCACGGGCTCAACTTCTGCTGGCCTCAAAAGGGAGAGCTTTCCCGGGAGGGACATAAAAGTTGAGGAGTTTCTTCCGCTGGACTTTAGGACCGTCTCTCTGATCTTTGAACCAAGACTGAGGGACCTCAAACTCCCTCACGAGCTTCCAAAGACGAGCCGGGAGTTCTACGAAAACGCCCTTGAGCTCTACCCCCATCTTGAAGTTCTAAGCGGGGCACTCGACTTTTATCTCTCCTCCGGGGGCTATCCGAGGTCAATCTACGAACTGCTGGAGGGGGGTATAACCCCGGAGACCTATGAAATGATCTACAACGCAACGATCCTCGACGTTGCCAAACTGGGAAGGAGCGAGAAAATAGCCCTCTCGGTGGTACTGGGCCTCCTGCGCCGCTATGGGGATAGGATAACCCTCAATTCCCTTGCTAAAGAGCTTGAGATAGGCTCCCACGTCACGGTGAGGGACTACCTTGAACTCTTCGAGGGGCTCTTCATAGGACGAAACTATTTCCAGGTCAAACTCCACGACTTTGTCCCCATGTTTCGAAAAGAGCGCAAATTCTACTTTACTGATCCCCTTTTAATCCATACCTTCAAAAGGCTCTTTGGAAAGGGACCTGAGACCGACAGGATAATTGAGGGGGTTGTGGGTGAACACCTGAGGCGTCTCTATCCCACTTACTTTCTCAGCGGTTCCAGGGAGGTTGATTTCATAACCCCCGGCTTTGGGGTTGAGGTGAAGTGGAGGAATAGGATTAACCCCTCGGACTTTCCAAGGGTCGGGATAAAGGAGAAGATACTCCTCTCAAAGGACAGACTGGAGTTCCTTGAGGGAAAAAACCTTGCCATAATCCCGGTCCCGCTCTTCCTCTTCCAGCTTCACTCCGCCAGCTCAAACCTTGCCACCGTCTCGTAG
- the thpR gene encoding RNA 2',3'-cyclic phosphodiesterase: MRAFIAIEVSDEVRDNLLKAQERIGNKSAKIKFVERENFHVTLKFLGEIDEITAEEVKKALEEIAKKHRKHRVRVKGIGVFPNPNYVRVIWAGIENDEGIKAIAKDVEREMRRLGFKKEKDFVAHITIGRVKFVRDKLELAMALKDLANEDFGEFEVKAIELKKSTLTPKGPIYETVARFELAE; the protein is encoded by the coding sequence ATGAGGGCGTTCATAGCCATAGAGGTCAGCGACGAGGTTCGAGATAACCTGCTAAAGGCCCAGGAGAGGATAGGAAACAAGTCGGCAAAGATAAAGTTCGTCGAGAGGGAGAACTTCCACGTTACCCTCAAGTTCCTCGGAGAGATTGACGAAATAACAGCGGAGGAAGTGAAAAAAGCCCTGGAGGAGATAGCGAAGAAGCACAGGAAGCACCGCGTTCGCGTTAAGGGCATCGGTGTCTTCCCGAACCCGAACTACGTGAGGGTGATATGGGCCGGAATAGAGAACGACGAGGGCATAAAGGCCATAGCAAAAGACGTTGAGCGGGAGATGAGAAGGTTAGGCTTCAAGAAGGAAAAGGACTTCGTGGCCCACATAACCATCGGCCGCGTCAAGTTCGTCAGGGACAAGCTCGAACTGGCGATGGCGTTAAAAGACCTCGCCAACGAGGACTTCGGCGAGTTCGAGGTTAAAGCCATAGAGCTGAAGAAGAGCACGCTCACGCCGAAGGGCCCGATCTACGAGACGGTGGCAAGGTTTGAGCTGGCGGAGTGA
- a CDS encoding phosphoribosyltransferase — MDKVYLTWWQVDRAIFSLADELRKNFVPDVIVGVARGGLIPAVRLSHILGDLEVKVIDVKFYKDIEERMEKPVITIPLHGSLEGKKVVIVDDVSDTGKTLEVVIEEVKKAGAEEVKVACLSMKPWTKVVPDFYVFRTDKWIVFPWEEFPVVVRE, encoded by the coding sequence ATGGACAAAGTTTACCTCACCTGGTGGCAGGTGGACAGGGCAATATTCTCGCTTGCAGACGAACTTAGAAAGAACTTCGTACCCGATGTCATAGTCGGGGTAGCGAGGGGCGGCCTGATTCCGGCGGTGAGGCTGAGCCACATCCTCGGCGACTTGGAAGTCAAGGTCATAGACGTCAAGTTCTACAAGGACATCGAGGAAAGGATGGAGAAGCCGGTCATAACGATTCCACTCCACGGCTCGCTTGAGGGCAAGAAGGTCGTCATCGTTGATGACGTCAGCGACACCGGGAAAACCCTCGAAGTCGTCATCGAAGAGGTGAAGAAGGCCGGAGCGGAGGAGGTAAAAGTCGCCTGCCTCAGCATGAAGCCCTGGACGAAGGTAGTTCCCGACTTCTACGTTTTCAGGACAGACAAGTGGATAGTCTTCCCCTGGGAGGAGTTCCCCGTCGTTGTGAGGGAGTAA
- a CDS encoding adenosylcobalamin-dependent ribonucleoside-diphosphate reductase — MPVEKVMKRDGRIVPFDKDRIKWAIQRAMLEVGVRDEKLLNRVVRRVVRRVNELYDGQVPHIENIQDIVELELMRAGLFDVAKAYILYRKKKAEIREEKKKILNKDRLDEIDKRFSINALRVLASRYLIKNEKGEIVESPRELFERVAVLSVIPDLLYDERVFDKNGGHEQDLGRVEYYMEKLEEYDGKLSIGRFRLNRYHFERLLNLYRELAEKGQMKVSIDGVIKMLENGAFDRYEDEVEEYFRLMTSQIFMPNTPALINSGRPLGMLSACFVVPIEDDMESIMKAAHDVAMIQKMGGGTGLNFSKLRPEGDLVGTTTGAASGPVSFMHLIDAVSDVIKQGGVRRGANMGILEVWHPDIEKFIHAKEKNVGTNVLSNFNISVGIWADFWEALREGKRYPLINPRTGERVKEIDPKSLFEELAYMAWAKADPGVVFFDVINKRNVLEPAKGEKIRATNPCVVGDTRILTPEGYIKAEELFSIARERGKKEAVAVEGISEGGEPYAYSVEMLLPGEERVEYRTAHGGELTIADPVAVPAYVWKVGRKTVARVRTKEGYEITATLDHRLMTPEGWKEIGDLKPGDKILLPRFEIEEDFGSESIGEDLAFVLGWFIGDGYLNTNDKRAWFYFNAEKEEEVAWKIRGVLAQHFGTKAEPHRYGNQIKLGVRGKAYEWLKDLVKTNEKRVPEIVFRLKPNEIGAFLRGLFSADGYVDNDKAVRLTSRDRELLRDVQDLLLLFGILSRIYERPYPSEFRYTTKDGEERTYEAEGYHELVIANYSRKLFAEKIGFEGYKMEKLSLKKTKRDEPVVTVESVEILGEELVYDFTVPEKHSYISNGFMSHNCGEEPLYDYESCNLASINLAKFVKYDEEGKPYFDWDEYAYVIQKVAKYLDNAIDVNKFPLPEIDRNTKLTRRIGVGIMGLADALFKLGIAYNSKEGYDFMRKATEYLTFYAYKYSVEAAKKRGPFPLYEKSRYRDGELPVEGFYHREIWNLPWDELAKEIKKYGVRNGMTTTCPPTGSVSMIADTSSGIEPIFALVYKKSVTVGEFYYVDPVFESELKKRGLWSDEILRKISDNYGSVQGLEEIPEDMQRVFVTSMDIHWLDHILAQANIQLWLTDSASKTINMPNDATVEDVKAAYLLAYKLGCKGITVYRDGSLSVQVYSVEGEKKQRVKAKPSEYAVEKLKAVVEAEPWLSKFINVEAILNGTNGKEKTESGLSFSISRPAPAKPMHEHPHHAEKPEIPEEKIRELLGVAYCPVCYESDGELVELKMESGCATCPRCGWSKCVIS; from the coding sequence ATGCCGGTTGAAAAAGTGATGAAAAGGGACGGCAGAATTGTCCCGTTCGATAAAGACCGTATAAAATGGGCTATACAAAGGGCAATGCTTGAAGTCGGTGTCCGCGACGAGAAGCTCCTCAACAGGGTCGTCAGGCGTGTTGTCAGGAGGGTCAACGAACTCTACGATGGTCAGGTTCCACACATAGAGAACATTCAGGATATAGTCGAGCTTGAACTCATGCGCGCCGGCCTCTTTGACGTTGCCAAGGCCTACATCCTCTACCGCAAGAAGAAGGCTGAAATCCGCGAGGAGAAGAAAAAAATCCTCAACAAGGACAGGCTGGACGAGATAGACAAGCGCTTCTCCATCAACGCCCTCCGCGTCCTCGCTTCACGCTACCTGATAAAGAACGAGAAGGGGGAGATAGTAGAGAGTCCGAGGGAGCTCTTCGAACGAGTCGCGGTTCTCTCAGTCATCCCAGACCTGCTCTACGACGAGAGGGTTTTTGACAAAAACGGCGGACATGAGCAGGACCTGGGCAGAGTGGAGTACTACATGGAGAAACTTGAGGAGTACGACGGAAAGCTCTCCATCGGAAGGTTCAGGCTCAACAGGTACCACTTCGAGAGGCTCCTGAACCTCTACCGTGAGCTGGCGGAAAAGGGTCAGATGAAGGTTTCAATTGACGGTGTAATAAAAATGCTCGAAAACGGCGCCTTCGACCGCTATGAGGACGAGGTGGAGGAGTACTTCAGACTGATGACCAGCCAGATATTCATGCCGAACACCCCCGCGCTCATCAACTCGGGCAGACCGCTTGGCATGCTCTCGGCGTGCTTCGTTGTCCCGATAGAGGACGACATGGAGAGCATCATGAAGGCGGCGCACGACGTGGCCATGATACAGAAGATGGGTGGCGGAACGGGTTTGAACTTTTCAAAACTCCGCCCAGAGGGCGATCTGGTTGGAACGACAACGGGAGCAGCCTCAGGGCCGGTTTCGTTTATGCACCTCATCGACGCAGTCAGCGACGTCATCAAGCAGGGGGGAGTGAGACGCGGAGCCAACATGGGCATCCTTGAAGTCTGGCACCCGGACATAGAGAAGTTCATCCACGCCAAGGAGAAGAACGTCGGAACGAACGTGCTGAGCAACTTCAACATAAGCGTCGGAATCTGGGCCGACTTCTGGGAAGCCCTCAGGGAAGGAAAGCGCTACCCGCTCATCAACCCAAGGACGGGCGAAAGGGTCAAGGAAATCGACCCCAAGAGCCTCTTCGAGGAGCTCGCCTACATGGCCTGGGCCAAGGCCGATCCGGGCGTCGTGTTCTTCGACGTCATAAACAAGAGAAACGTTCTGGAGCCCGCAAAGGGTGAAAAAATCCGCGCTACTAACCCCTGTGTGGTCGGGGATACGAGAATCCTAACACCGGAGGGATACATAAAGGCGGAGGAACTCTTCAGCATTGCAAGGGAGCGTGGTAAGAAGGAAGCCGTTGCAGTTGAGGGAATTAGCGAGGGCGGGGAACCCTACGCATACTCGGTGGAGATGCTCCTGCCGGGAGAGGAGAGAGTCGAGTATCGGACAGCCCACGGCGGTGAACTCACAATAGCGGATCCCGTTGCCGTTCCGGCCTACGTCTGGAAGGTCGGAAGGAAGACCGTCGCAAGGGTTAGAACCAAAGAGGGCTACGAGATAACGGCAACGCTCGATCACAGGCTGATGACGCCGGAGGGCTGGAAGGAAATCGGTGACCTCAAACCGGGGGACAAGATACTCCTTCCAAGGTTTGAAATAGAGGAGGACTTTGGAAGCGAGAGCATAGGCGAGGATCTGGCCTTCGTCCTCGGCTGGTTCATTGGCGACGGCTACCTCAACACCAACGATAAGCGCGCCTGGTTCTACTTCAACGCCGAGAAGGAAGAGGAAGTGGCGTGGAAGATAAGGGGGGTATTGGCCCAGCACTTTGGGACGAAGGCTGAGCCGCACCGCTACGGCAACCAGATCAAGCTTGGCGTCCGCGGAAAGGCCTACGAATGGCTAAAAGACCTCGTCAAGACCAACGAGAAGCGGGTCCCGGAGATCGTGTTCAGACTGAAGCCGAATGAGATTGGAGCGTTCCTCCGCGGACTCTTCAGTGCGGACGGCTATGTGGACAACGACAAGGCCGTAAGGCTGACCTCCCGCGACAGGGAGCTTCTCAGGGACGTTCAGGACCTCCTGCTCCTCTTCGGAATCCTGTCCAGGATATACGAGAGGCCCTATCCAAGCGAGTTCAGGTACACCACCAAGGACGGCGAAGAGAGAACCTACGAGGCAGAGGGCTACCACGAGCTCGTCATAGCCAACTACAGCAGAAAGCTCTTCGCCGAGAAGATCGGCTTTGAAGGATACAAAATGGAAAAGCTCAGCCTCAAGAAGACCAAGAGGGACGAGCCGGTAGTTACGGTGGAGAGCGTTGAAATCCTCGGCGAGGAACTCGTCTACGACTTCACAGTTCCAGAAAAGCACAGCTACATAAGCAACGGCTTCATGAGCCACAACTGTGGCGAAGAGCCCCTCTACGACTACGAATCCTGCAATCTGGCGAGCATAAACCTTGCAAAGTTCGTGAAGTACGACGAGGAGGGCAAGCCCTACTTCGACTGGGACGAGTACGCCTATGTCATTCAGAAGGTCGCCAAGTACCTCGACAACGCCATTGACGTCAACAAGTTCCCTCTGCCCGAGATAGACAGGAACACCAAGCTCACGAGGCGCATAGGTGTCGGAATAATGGGCCTTGCCGATGCACTCTTCAAGCTGGGCATAGCGTACAACAGCAAGGAAGGCTACGACTTCATGAGGAAGGCCACAGAGTACCTCACCTTCTACGCATACAAATACTCGGTCGAAGCCGCCAAGAAGCGCGGACCCTTCCCGCTCTATGAAAAGAGCAGATACAGGGACGGTGAGCTGCCCGTTGAGGGCTTTTACCACCGCGAGATATGGAACCTGCCATGGGACGAGCTGGCCAAGGAGATCAAGAAGTATGGGGTTAGAAACGGAATGACGACCACCTGTCCGCCGACCGGTTCGGTCAGCATGATAGCCGACACATCCAGCGGAATCGAGCCTATCTTTGCCCTCGTCTACAAGAAGAGCGTCACCGTCGGTGAGTTCTACTACGTTGACCCGGTCTTCGAGTCCGAACTCAAGAAGCGCGGCCTCTGGAGCGACGAGATACTCAGGAAGATAAGCGACAACTACGGCTCGGTGCAGGGCCTCGAAGAGATTCCTGAAGATATGCAGCGCGTTTTCGTCACGTCAATGGACATCCACTGGCTCGACCACATATTGGCTCAAGCCAACATCCAGCTCTGGCTCACCGATTCGGCAAGCAAGACCATAAACATGCCCAACGACGCAACGGTTGAAGACGTTAAGGCCGCTTATCTCCTCGCCTACAAGCTCGGCTGCAAGGGGATAACAGTTTACCGTGACGGCTCGCTCAGCGTCCAGGTCTACAGCGTCGAGGGCGAGAAGAAGCAGCGCGTCAAGGCCAAGCCGAGCGAATACGCGGTTGAAAAGCTGAAGGCTGTGGTTGAGGCAGAGCCCTGGCTCTCCAAGTTCATCAACGTTGAGGCCATACTCAACGGCACCAACGGGAAGGAAAAGACCGAGAGCGGTCTGAGCTTCTCGATAAGCCGGCCTGCTCCGGCAAAACCCATGCACGAGCACCCCCACCACGCGGAGAAGCCAGAGATCCCCGAGGAAAAGATAAGGGAGCTCTTGGGAGTGGCCTACTGCCCCGTCTGCTATGAGAGCGACGGAGAACTCGTCGAGCTGAAGATGGAGAGCGGCTGTGCCACCTGCCCGCGCTGCGGCTGGAGCAAGTGCGTGATTAGTTAG
- a CDS encoding ferritin family protein: MKLQELLERLIWQENELYNLHKLGETFATFERPELVETFQLMAEEELRHRKTLERMLSEGTLEETAVIDYLESLSLEPMLSDERAKPSSLEELVLEALVREKHAYELYTKLAGMLDGSLGHIFKMMAGEELKHAYRLRLVYEAL, from the coding sequence ATGAAGCTCCAGGAGCTCCTTGAAAGACTAATCTGGCAGGAGAACGAGCTGTACAACCTCCACAAACTCGGGGAGACCTTCGCGACCTTCGAGAGGCCCGAGCTCGTTGAGACATTTCAGCTGATGGCGGAAGAGGAGCTGAGACACAGAAAGACCCTTGAGAGAATGCTCTCCGAGGGGACTCTGGAGGAAACGGCGGTCATAGACTACCTCGAATCGCTCTCCCTCGAACCGATGCTGAGTGACGAGAGGGCGAAACCGTCTTCACTGGAGGAGCTGGTGCTGGAAGCCCTGGTGAGGGAGAAGCACGCCTATGAACTCTATACAAAGCTCGCCGGAATGCTCGACGGCTCCCTTGGGCACATCTTCAAAATGATGGCCGGGGAGGAGCTCAAACACGCCTACAGGCTCAGGCTGGTCTATGAAGCCCTTTGA
- a CDS encoding HAD-IIA family hydrolase: MIGFIFDMDGVLYRGNEPVEGSRELINFLKENGIPFIFLTNNSTKDPSMYREKLLSMGIDVPEGVIVTSGLATRLYMERHFEPGKIFVIGGEGLHREMERLGWGTVTVEETRKGAWKEVEYVVVGLDPGLTYEKLKYGTLAIRNGAKFIGTNPDTTYPAEEGLYPGAGSIIAALKASTDTEPLVIGKPNEPAYEIVRSRLGNVDEIWMIGDRLDTDILFARRFGMKAIMVLTGVSGLSDIEKTGIKPDLVLPSVRELLDYLKTLREASE, from the coding sequence ATGATCGGCTTCATCTTCGACATGGACGGCGTCCTTTACAGGGGAAACGAGCCGGTTGAAGGTTCCCGCGAGCTGATAAACTTTCTGAAGGAGAATGGGATCCCCTTCATCTTCCTGACCAACAACTCGACCAAGGACCCCTCCATGTACCGCGAGAAGCTCCTTTCCATGGGCATTGACGTTCCTGAGGGAGTGATAGTCACCTCCGGCCTGGCGACGAGGCTCTACATGGAGAGGCACTTTGAGCCCGGAAAAATCTTTGTGATCGGCGGCGAAGGACTGCACAGGGAAATGGAGCGCCTCGGCTGGGGAACGGTTACCGTTGAAGAGACCAGAAAAGGTGCCTGGAAAGAAGTCGAATACGTTGTCGTCGGCCTCGACCCGGGTTTAACCTACGAGAAGCTCAAGTATGGAACGCTGGCGATACGGAACGGGGCAAAGTTCATCGGTACGAACCCGGACACGACCTACCCCGCTGAGGAGGGCCTCTATCCCGGGGCGGGCTCAATAATAGCCGCCCTGAAGGCATCTACCGACACCGAGCCGCTTGTGATAGGCAAACCCAACGAGCCGGCCTACGAGATAGTGAGAAGCAGGCTTGGCAACGTTGATGAGATATGGATGATAGGCGACAGGCTCGATACAGACATACTCTTCGCCAGGCGTTTTGGCATGAAGGCGATAATGGTTCTCACCGGTGTCAGCGGGCTCAGCGACATCGAAAAAACAGGAATAAAACCCGACCTCGTTCTGCCGAGCGTGAGAGAGCTCCTCGACTATCTGAAGACCCTCAGGGAGGCATCCGAATGA
- a CDS encoding M73 family metallopeptidase — protein MKHVEVVVVGLLAALIVLAGPVRSVFTDVARSEDNEIGSREFDIAISKDGSRFYNDLKLFEFSGLKPGDERTFTFYVKNRGDIDVSKLAMILYVKDLEGSMSPAEKKVDNTTETGELSGYLMVKELRVYLGGDSWTVDSVRGKTLKELNGARIDLINKPLRENEVLRVTMTVKFSEKAGNECQTDRAMIDIKLNAEQ, from the coding sequence ATGAAACACGTTGAAGTTGTAGTGGTTGGCCTCCTGGCGGCCCTGATTGTACTGGCCGGCCCAGTCAGGTCGGTCTTTACGGACGTTGCCCGCTCAGAGGACAACGAGATAGGCTCCAGAGAGTTCGACATAGCCATAAGCAAGGACGGAAGCAGGTTCTACAACGACCTCAAGCTCTTTGAGTTCTCGGGCCTGAAGCCGGGCGACGAGAGAACCTTCACGTTCTACGTCAAGAACCGCGGCGACATTGACGTCTCAAAGCTCGCCATGATTCTCTACGTCAAAGACCTTGAGGGTTCGATGAGTCCAGCTGAGAAGAAGGTTGACAACACGACAGAAACAGGCGAACTCAGCGGATACCTGATGGTGAAGGAGCTCAGGGTTTACCTAGGCGGGGATTCGTGGACGGTCGACTCCGTGAGGGGCAAAACCCTGAAGGAACTGAACGGGGCCAGGATAGATCTAATCAACAAGCCGCTCAGGGAAAACGAGGTTCTGAGAGTCACAATGACCGTGAAGTTCTCTGAGAAGGCGGGCAACGAGTGCCAGACCGACAGAGCGATGATTGACATAAAGCTCAACGCCGAGCAGTGA
- a CDS encoding DUF1616 domain-containing protein codes for MDWKKHWDLLTIIGLSILLDLLIAFYPESLLRKALGLAFVLFFPGYVFITALFPERKELDNLERLALSFGLSIAIVPLIGLGLNYTPWGIRLIPILVSLTVFNITFGIAAIYRRENAIDPWIPWITLERVKRELEWESSSKLDKALTIILIIAIITSIGTLAYVVTHPKPGEAFTEFYILGPDGMADNYPTDLRVGQNGTVIIGIVNHEHRNVTYYVQIWLVNLTWDNSTNTTIIHEMYPMPGWFNVTLPSVPVDIEGNWTPQFETNYTFSIDRPGQWQVWFLLFKDNQPELPPAPPDGNYAETDARNLILEAINGTIQSLKLNVNVRP; via the coding sequence ATGGACTGGAAAAAACACTGGGACCTGCTGACAATCATAGGCCTTTCCATACTCCTCGACCTTCTGATAGCTTTTTATCCAGAGAGCCTTCTGAGAAAAGCCCTCGGCTTGGCCTTCGTCCTCTTCTTTCCGGGCTACGTTTTCATAACAGCCCTCTTCCCCGAAAGAAAGGAGCTCGACAACCTCGAGAGGCTCGCCCTCAGCTTCGGCCTGAGCATAGCCATCGTCCCGCTCATAGGGCTCGGCCTGAACTACACTCCATGGGGTATAAGGCTCATCCCGATACTTGTCAGCCTGACGGTTTTCAACATCACCTTTGGCATTGCTGCAATCTACCGGCGGGAGAACGCCATAGACCCCTGGATACCGTGGATAACCCTCGAACGGGTCAAGAGGGAACTCGAGTGGGAAAGCTCGAGCAAGCTCGACAAGGCCCTGACGATTATCCTGATAATTGCCATCATAACCTCCATCGGAACCCTCGCCTACGTGGTAACCCACCCGAAGCCCGGAGAGGCCTTCACGGAGTTTTACATCCTCGGGCCGGATGGAATGGCTGACAACTATCCGACCGATTTGAGGGTCGGCCAGAACGGGACGGTGATAATCGGAATAGTCAACCACGAGCACCGCAATGTAACCTACTACGTCCAGATATGGCTCGTCAACCTCACGTGGGACAACAGCACAAACACCACGATAATCCACGAGATGTACCCCATGCCGGGCTGGTTCAACGTGACGCTGCCGAGCGTCCCCGTGGACATCGAGGGCAACTGGACGCCCCAGTTCGAGACCAACTACACCTTCAGCATAGATAGACCGGGCCAGTGGCAGGTGTGGTTCCTCCTCTTCAAGGACAACCAGCCGGAGCTTCCACCGGCACCGCCCGACGGGAACTACGCAGAGACGGACGCTAGAAACCTTATACTAGAGGCGATAAACGGGACGATACAGAGCCTCAAGCTCAACGTGAACGTGAGACCATAG